Within the Montipora foliosa isolate CH-2021 chromosome 11, ASM3666993v2, whole genome shotgun sequence genome, the region GGCATTATGTCACTCTTTATGGAAAACTACGGTGACTTTCTCACTATTTTGCGGTTACGCTACTTGGATTTTCCCATCAGATTTCCTTGAGATTTCGGTTTCCGATTCCGGACTCCAATTTCCCTTTCGATATTTTCCACACGCCCTCAATGTAATCTTTCTGGGAAATTCTTTTCAATCGTGCAAACAATATCATACTGGGCCAAGTCTACCTTTCTGCAATGTATTGAACATAAACAAGCCATCTCGtagtttagggttagggttagaataCAGAATACTCTAAATCCAATTATCCTCTATTTCCGAAAGTTTTGTGTTACATTTGTTGTCTTAATAGAAGTATTGTAGAATGCAACTACTGCTGTTAACAATGTATGTGCCAGTGAAAGAAGTTAAATATAGTCTCCACTTTAAGAACAATTCGAACAGGTCTCGCACGCTATGGAACAGGGAGAATGCACTCACCAGCAGAACGAGTTTTCGTCGTGCCTGGGACGTTTTCATAAGGTTTTGAAGTTCATCGGTTGTTATCACTGGAACGTTAGGAAATTTCCTCTTTAAAACGCCGACAATTAGTCTTAAAGCCATGTGTCAAGACCGCAAATATGTGGACCAAGCCCGTTTAGTAAACGATTAATGATACCCGTTGATTGCAACAGTGTTAAGTGAGACCATAACagaccataggcagcccaagttcgggtagactttcatataccggacccggcaaaatggcggaagacaaaagaaccattgttattctgattaggccttgttgatttggtattgttatgttagctttgttcttttgttatatggacgttaattattcagggtccggtatatgaaagataaGCCCCAAGATCGCGTCACAAGAGAGCGTGTAGGTCACTAGTGGGAAGATGGCCTTTGAGTGTAAGCGGTATTgccttaaataatgtttatcagtgctatttgtaggcagtctgcaaaTTTCATACACCgctacaggcagccgttgagaatttaaacgcgttataagactttgtacgggaaataaaataccgtcgattatgaagcctaaaaaaacactcaatttaacgttcattcaataaaatgaataaaccTGACTCACCTCTGatgtattcttgtgcgttttaGTGCTTATTTTATCGTTTCGGGCATTTTAGCAGACTGGGATTCATTTTACCCTCGGCTAAATATTTCACTTTGACACCATAATAAAgtcataatgatgatgatgattcccTGAAATCACTGTCATTCCCGTCCTAACAGTGTTAAGTAAGACCGTTGCAGACTGTTGGAGAGACAGAAAGGGTGTTTTATAGAAAGTCACCCATGCAAAACTGCAATGACACATGATTAATCGTTACGGGGCAGACgccttttcttatttttttgcaaCGCACAAGGATTTCATCTCAATTACTATCACAAACAAGCAGGCTCACAGATGGGGTAAACAATCGTTTTATTACGCTAAAACCTTAGCACCTTACAACCTGGGAGAGGCGGGTGGGATGCTTTCGCTTACAAGGAGTCTCAAGAATGAGCCACTCGTTACAAAATACTCAATTAAAAAAGCTTATCTAGTACAAGCTATCTGTTACGGAAATTCCATGCATATAATTAACGAATACCTTAAAACACTCGGCTggctcaaaaaaaaaactatcgcCGCTCTCTCAACCAATCAAGCAAAAGTCCAAAAGCATAGGAGGTATAAGACCATAGTCTCGCGACCCCACAAGCTTATCGTGTTGAATGTTGTTATGTTTATATTTTAATACGTCTCCTTTGCCGCCTCTTGGAGggaagtcacgcaacgctcctcgtcctcgtccgcggagcgttgcgtgacttcgGCCCGAGCGACAACGAGTAAAGCCGCGGCttcacgagcgattttttgctcgcgctgctgatgcgattttttcaaactttgtcacGTCGTCAGCGCGAGATGAAATTACGCGTGTAGCCACCCTTCAAGTGGCGACGCGACGGGTGAAAAaacgcaagaaaaaagtcgccagagttgaaactttcacGAAAGTCACAGTcggaaaaaaatcgcatcaccggcgcgagacaaaaatcgctcgtgtagccgcggttTAATGTACAATTTCTGGTAAACTTGCCAAAGAAGCTATTGTGAGATCTTTCATTTTCGCGTTAACCCGTTTTTTCAGTATAAGAACGTCCAGTTTTGGCCCTGAGGCTGAACGTCATTTTTTGCGATTTCAGCCAGAAAACGATGTACGCGCaccgcacaccggtggctcagttggttgagaatcgggctgccatgcgggaggtcgtgagttcgactccggccggatcaacactcagtgtctttaaataactgaggagaaagtgctgcctttgtaattacatccgcaaatggttagactttcaagtcttctcagataaggacgataagccggcggtcctgtctcacaaataacttccatgttcattagttccctgtgggacgttaaagaacccacacactattcgagaagagtaggggatgaagttactggtgttgtggctgtcctctttgtgtatatgggtgggtgggtatagcaggtccacatcagctgaatagctgccaaaacgtcaacctgctcaaacaaataaataaataacaaataataataataatatgtaaGTTGTGTAGCATACACATCTTCAAACTCATCATGGAGttactaatatattcctatttttcacgttgccatgttaccaccaatagtgtagctcctactctactataaaaacagCTTACATTGACAACATAGGTCAATCAAATAAAAGAGCTCTTAACCCAAGAGTGATTGAtataaattattacaaattttcGCCTCACAAGTTCAATACATCGTTAAGCAGATTGGTGAcaagaagaaacaagtttaTCACCTGggatttttaaaatataatataatgtATATAATCAAATCCCCATAACTGACGTAAGAAGTAACTTGTATTGTGGGCAGTAAGGAGAATTAGCATTCAAATCTTGGGAGTGAGAGGGTTATTGAGGAGTCCTAGGTCTGTTATAAATGCTGTTGGAACCATGGACAAGCCCGTAAACAATAAACCACCTGAACTTTGCTTGAGATACAGCTTCACAGGTTTCAAAGGACTTATTGCAAAGTGGTAAGCATTTTAATataaaatgtttgattttatatTCTGCATTATTTCTAAAATGTTTGCAATCATAACAGCCAATAACACTTTATTGATTCTGAAGCTGTAAAATCATTATTTCAGCTCAAGTCAGACATGGAGGGCTCAATTTTAAAAAGCCAGTTATTAACCATCAAAAACTGATCTGGGTGGAAAAGTGCTGATGGttccatacattctttgtaaaatttcaccttttcaaagcatcattaaTATttctcagagattatctgggaTATCACATTTGAATTTTCAGacatagctcattatgcaaattatgcacTTTCAacattcagtactttattcttggctgTCTGATTAGAAAATGATAGCCTAGTGCTAATaaggcaaaaaatgtaacaaagatTGCACTATACCATAAGTGGGATTATGGAGTTGTCCAGTGTACTTGGTGGGAGTTTCAAAGTCCTTGTGAGAATATGTGGATAAGATTAAAATACTGCGACAGAAATCTCAGGTAGGCGTGCTAGTCTAAGGGTCTAGTTTTTTTATGTCTTTAAACACCAAATTTCCCCATAGTCTATCAATTCCATGGACCATGGGTGTGCTGTTGCCATTAGGGTCCACAAGCTCCTTCCTTTCATTGGCCCATTTAAAAACAGCACCTTCCAAACTGTACACATCCAAGTCTGGCTTCATACTTGTATTTTGCTGCTTTTTTAACTCGTCTAACAACCGCTGTGACATGATACTTGCCCGGTAACCCACAGCACAGTAGCACACCACTGTTTTTGGATCTGTTTCTGGAGGTCCCgctgcaaagaaaaaaaggaggaTTATATTGTAGAGTATTGTACCCTGTACACCAGCTTCACAGGGTGAGAGAATGGCACCCACTACCTAATATATACACACATATATTATATACTTTATTTTGTTACAGAGAAATTTACTAAATTAGGCATGCCTGCAGGTAAGGAAAGGAAATGACCTTTATTTAAGTTTCTACTCTTCTAGCACTGatcactaattggggacactgtaaattgaaattaacaaatcaacccaaatcaaatcaaatgttggtttttgaggagaggagaaaaccggaatAACTGCAGAAAAAccaacctctcggtgcagagtagagaaccaacaaactcaacccacatgactcccagtctgggaatcgaacctgacccacattggtgggaggcaagtgctctctccactgcgccatccctgcatcccaCAAAAGGCAAATCTAGGGAAGTCATGGCTTAAGAGCAAATGACAGACATGCAAAGTATCATATATACAACAAATGGTATTATTTGGGAGAACTCATCATGTGCATAAAATTGGGGCATTTTTTACTTCAGACAGCATAATGTGACCCTAAGGGATCAATAGCCAGAATACAAGGACTTTCAAACAATGGTTTGAGTAAATTCTTTATTGTGCCCAGAACCCAAATTTTGTAGGTGGACTCCCAGTTCGACCCAGTTGTCACTAGTGAAGTTTGTGGGGTTGAATTCAAGTGACAGGTGCCAGACTTTGCTGATGTAATGATAACATTATCCGGAatcaaagataaaaataatgatgtgtgaaatgaatcatatattgaactgcagatatgaagcCAAAGAAACCAGCtagacttggtattttactctgtctaacgcaagacaattttactcgtcaatggggaacccctgggagtcaatgggttaatcactcactgaaaaactatgtcccgttaatggggacattaacAGTGAGTTCTTAACCCACTCACTCccagggattccccattgacgagtaaaatcgtctggcattagacagagtaaaatactctggcgttagagtaaaagactaagtctggccagtttgggctggtttggacatcaaagggttaagacATACAAATGGGAGAGAGAGGCCACATAGCCATTTCCCTTGTTATGTCTGTTACTTGTCATGCATAAGGGTTTTATAAGTAATGTTAGGTAAGTGTACTTTCCTCTCATACCTTTCTCCTGGATCATTTTGATGACCTTGGACATGTCAGTTTCCTCGGGATTGAGCCTCACTGCCTTGGAAAGATGACTCACTTTATACTCATTTTCTTCACGCGTGTCCTGTGGTTGTATAAAAAGGGAAGAGGTGAAATCCCACTCTCCTAACTCTTGGAACTACCCCCTGGGGCCATGCTTTGTGAACTACCCCACGGGTTACCATATGTTCTACTGACCCCTCCAGTAAGTACGTTTCTAGAAAGCAGGGTTGATGCAGTGGTGAGAGAGCactggcctcccaccaatgtggcccaggttcgattcccggacctgACACCATAAGTGGGTAGAGTTTGTGTTGGTTGTCTTCTCGGCTTCGAGGGTTTTTccccgggttctccggttttcctccctactcagcaaaaaccagcacacagctgattccagctggccgTAAGCTCAGTCCTCTGCATTTCCTCCAATTCCTGAAGCACTCTCTTGAACCATCGAAAAAAGAATTCCTTTGGCACCCAGGGTACTGTTTGGGTGactttttgtaaattttttgtttcgtttcctcggAAACAGAACtttatctattttgacttcagggtgaactatttacacagcgaggtagagtggccaatcaaaacacagTTTGTAATTTAAAATCGAAACATCTATGCAGGGTCGCTGAGGTAtatgggatcagggatcaaaggCCTGGGATCTGGAATCAAAATGCATGAGATCGGGATCAGCAGTGATTTTTGAAggttcagggatcaaaattctcATCATTTTTGGGATCAGggttcaaatttttgaaaaaaatataccTTGTTACAACTCTGatctatgagatgtaaaaataAACTTACGAACATGTGATGCTGACTAACTGGAgtgctgcagttcaataccaccgaacccagtgccttctgtttgtgtgtaacatgtaccacaggcgATCCAGTGTACGCTCGTGGAGCGTCTAGTCCTACATTCAATCAGTAATTTGCCATTCCTTATCTCATTTCATGGGCATTTTGTCGCTCTTTATGGAAAACTACGGTGACTTTCTCACTATTTTGCGGTTACGCTACTTGATTTTCCCATCAGATTTCCTTGAGATTTTGGTTTCCGATTCCCGACTCCAATTTCCCTTTCGATATTTTCCACACACCCTCAATCTAGTCTATCTGGAAAGTTCTCTTCAATCGTGCAAACAATATCATTCTGGGCCAAATCTACCTTTCTGCAATGTATTGAACATAAACAAGCCATCTCGtagtttagggttagggttagaataCAGAATACTCTGAATCCAATTTTCCTCCATTTCCGTAAGTTTTGTGTTACATTTGTTATCTTAATAGAAGTATTGTAGAATGCAACTATTGCTGTTAACAATGTATGCGCCAGTGGGAGAAGTTAAATATAGTCTCCACTTTAAGAACAATTCGAACAAGTCTCGCGCGCTATGGAACAGGGAGAATGCACTCACCAGCAGAACGAGTTTTCGTCGTGCCTGGGACGTTTTCATAAGGTTTTGAAGTTCATCGGTTGTTATCACTGGAACGTTAGGAAATTTCCTCTTTAAAACGCCGACAATTAGTCTTAAAGCCATGTGTCAAGACCGCAAATACGTGGACCAAGCCCGTTTAGTAAACGATTaatgaggccccattagggggggtctgagtatcccgtatcccattaatttttggccaaaatatcccgtatcccgttaattcttatttgattcttttaaaaaatgataacttcgatatcccagaatctttttaaaaatatcccgtatccctttaattttccgcccaaatatcccgtatccctataattttttacccaaatatcccgtatcccgataacccctaatagggcctcatTAATGATACCCGTTGATTGCAACAGTGTTAAGTGagaccataggcagcccaagttcgggtagactttcatataccggacccggcaaaatggcggaagactaaagaaccattgttattctgatttggtcttgttgattaggtattgttatgttagctttgttcttttgttatatggacgttaattattcagggtccggtatatgaaagataaGCCCCAAGTCCGCGTCACAAGAGAGCGTGTAGGTCACTAGTGGGAAGATGGCCTTTGAGTGTAAGCGGTATTgccttaaataatgtttatcagtgctatttgtagccagtctgcaaatgtcagacaccgctacaggcagccgttgagaatttaaacgcgtcaTAAGACTTTGTACggaaaataaaataccgtcgattatgaagcctaaaaaaacactcaatttaacgttcatgcaataaaatgaataaaactgactcacctctggtgtattcttgtgcgttttggtgcttattttatAGTTTCGGGCATTTTAGTAGACTGGGATTCATTTTATCCTCGgctaaatatttttctttgacacTATAATAAAgtcataatgatgatgatgatgatgattccgTGAAATCACTGTCATTCCCGTCCTAACAGTGTTAAGTAATAACGTTGCAGACTGTTGGAGAGACAGAAAGGGTGTTTTATAGAAAGTcacaaggtacagattttgttagcttgctttatgcaaaacaaatattgatgaaaaagcaaataactattgatacaaagttttcagaaagagcagaaggaagtttccgggacggtcgatcgagaatgaaatatttacgacatgaaaacaacattaattttgaaccgtgaatatagaatataaaagttacgatcagcgacaaacattttgggagatttttgctatgttcaagtaaattgcaaaatcgaaaagtgacatggccggaattcagcgggcgccgtgattacgttaccgcggcatgtttactcgtcaaacagtgaagcatctgtgtcaaatgatggcaagataccgggtttttaaaaagtttctttttctgtcaagtgttataaagtttgacaatgaaatgagcgaagtcaaaacaaagatcacaatcgcccaactcttgtttatgcaaagtcaaaatttactctccaagacgcgtacgacgttattatcaccaggtaattccatcattttggaaatagcagctactttattattcatctgcgtcacaagtttt harbors:
- the LOC137975375 gene encoding uncharacterized protein, which encodes MALRLIVGVLKRKFPNVPVITTDELQNLMKTSQARRKLVLLDTREENEYKVSHLSKAVRLNPEETDMSKVIKMIQEKAGPPETDPKTVVCYCAVGYRASIMSQRLLDELKKQQNTSMKPDLDVYSLEGAVFKWANERKELVDPNGNSTPMVHGIDRLWGNLVFKDIKKLDP